Proteins found in one Gopherus flavomarginatus isolate rGopFla2 chromosome 18, rGopFla2.mat.asm, whole genome shotgun sequence genomic segment:
- the TMEM238 gene encoding transmembrane protein 238 gives MASGGLGRCRLALGLALLLDGAGMGALLTGIFARLRVRGQDFGDLLIYSGAVLVFLSLLGWVLWYTGNLELAPDELGRDYGAKGGTLARLARKISRRWSRRQPGPLALGPVRGNQGPPSRETV, from the coding sequence ATGGCCTCGGGGGGGCTGGGCCGGTGCCGCCTGGCGCTgggcctggcgctgctgctggacGGAGCGGGCATGGGGGCGCTGCTGACGGGCATCTTCGCCCGGCTGCGGGTGCGGGGCCAGGACTTCGGGGACCTGCTGATCTACTCGGGCGCGGTGCTGGTCTTCctgagcctgctgggctgggTGCTCTGGTACACGGGCAACCTGGAGCTGGCGCCCGACGAGCTGGGGCGCGACTACGGGGCCAAGGGGGGCACCCTGGCCCGCCTCGCCCGCAAGATCTCCCGCCGCTGGTCCCGGCGCCAGCCCGGCCCGCTGGCCCTGGGCCCCGTCCGGGGGAACCAGGGGCCCCCGTCCCGGGAAACGGTCTAG
- the LOC127036560 gene encoding cytochrome c oxidase subunit 6B2 produces MQSSYGAGGGEKGAPEGSRGYYRTAPFDPRFPNTNQTRNCYQNYLDYYRCLKTLGAKGKNTRPCQWYYRVYKSLCPISWVKRWDEQREDGSFAGRI; encoded by the exons ATGCAGAGCTCGTATGGAGccggtgggggggagaagggcgCCCCCGAGGGGTCCAGGGGGTATTACCGCACAGCCCCCTTTGACCCCCGCTTCCCCAACACAAACCAGACCCGCAACTGCTACCAGAACTACCTGG ACTATTACCGCTGCCTGAAGACCCTGGGGGCGAAGGGAAAGAACACCAGGCCTTGCCAGTGGTACTACCGGGTCTACAAGTCCCTATGTCCCATCTCCTGG GTGAAGCGCTGGGATGAGCAGCGAGAGGACGGATCCTTCGCTGGCAGGATCTAG